A region of the Gemmatimonadales bacterium genome:
CGGAACCCGTCATAGAGCGGCAGCGACACGCCGATCTGGTACGAAAACGGGTCGGTCCCCCGCGCCACGCTCGGCGGAAGCCGCAGCGTCACGTTGGAGTCCGTCGAGCTGCGGAATTTGCCGTAGCTGGCCGAGAATTGAAGGCTGGGCAGATACTGGGACCGCGCTGCCCGCACGCCCCACTGCGCCGACGCCTGGCGGGCTCTGAGCGCCACCAGCCCGGGGTTCTCCGCCAAAGCCATAGCCAGCAGCGAGTCGAGCCGGAACGCCGGCGGGACGACCGGGAAAGAGTCGGTGAGCTCGATGCGGGCCGGCTCGGGCGCGGGGACGCCAAGGCGCTGGAAGAGGACCAGCGTCTGGTTCTCCACCGTCTGTTCGGCCCGGAGGATGTTCACCGCGGCCTGGCCCTTTTCGACTTCGGCGCGGCGCACGTCGATCAGCGTTCCCTGGCCCACGCCGTAGCGAGCCTGGGCGAGGTTGAGGTTTTCCGTGGACCGCTCGACCGAGCGTTGTGCCAGGAGGGCCTGTGCCTGCGCCTGGAGCAGATTGAGGTACTGCTGCCGCACCGTCGTCTCGAGCACTGTGCGCGCGCCCGCGATGTCCGCGTCCGTGGCCCGCGCGTTGGCCGCGGCGAGGCCCCGATCGGCAAAAGTGGCACCGGAGAGCCGGTAGTTGACTCCCAACGACCACGAATTGTTGGTGGTGCTCGGGCTACTGAACGGAATCCCCGAGAAGATGCTCGTCCCTTCGCCCCGGTGGTACGTGCCGGCCGATAGGTCGGCCGTCGGCGTGAACAGGCTGGCCGTAGCGTTGGTCACTCTCCGTCCGGCAGCCCAGCTATCGTTGAGAGTGGCCCGGTAATCGGGGTTGTTCCTCCGGGCGATGTCCAGCGCCTCGGCGAGCGCCAGCCGCCGCACGGGCACCTCCTGGGCGTATCCGATGGCTGCCATCAGCGAGAACACCACCAGCCAGCCAATTATCAATCGAGCCCGCATACTCACGTTACCTTTTGTCGAAGTCATTGTGCTGTACGTCACTATGCCAGGGTCAGTTTCATCGCGAGACCCGGACTGTGAGCGTCCGCGACCCGATCCCTGACCGCGGTCGAATATAAGGGCTTGGACGCGTCCGCGTTTCAAGTTGGGATGCCGGCCGTGGCAGACCGGTTTAGCGGCGACTAGTGAGCGGGCAGCTCGGAGCGGGTGGCGACGATGCTAAGGCGGGGGACCGCGATGCGGAGCAAGTCCCCGTTGGCGGTGATCCAAAACCGGCGCTCGTCGCCGTCCGGGAGGCGGAGGACG
Encoded here:
- a CDS encoding TolC family protein, yielding MRARLIIGWLVVFSLMAAIGYAQEVPVRRLALAEALDIARRNNPDYRATLNDSWAAGRRVTNATASLFTPTADLSAGTYHRGEGTSIFSGIPFSSPSTTNNSWSLGVNYRLSGATFADRGLAAANARATDADIAGARTVLETTVRQQYLNLLQAQAQALLAQRSVERSTENLNLAQARYGVGQGTLIDVRRAEVEKGQAAVNILRAEQTVENQTLVLFQRLGVPAPEPARIELTDSFPVVPPAFRLDSLLAMALAENPGLVALRARQASAQWGVRAARSQYLPSLQFSASYGKFRSSTDSNVTLRLPPSVARGTDPFSYQIGVSLPLYDGFRRNVQTAQARAQEDDVRQAIRGRELQVRAEVSAAYRAIVAAYQTIAL